One stretch of Thermodesulfobacteriota bacterium DNA includes these proteins:
- a CDS encoding metalloregulator ArsR/SmtB family transcription factor produces MNIVNKLKSISDETRLRLLHLLQHHELNVNEVVTVMEMIQSRVSRHLKILVASGLLQSRRDGGFVYYSGAVNDENALLTALVRQSLENEPVCRNDLDRAAALIRERQTRTKRFFESVAATWEDRKSEVLGDLDLNRIIAEKIGKPAVVADLGCGTGSLMLALKQRAETIIGVDSSPGMLEQARLRTGTVPGINLRLGELEYLPMRDREADAAVMNMVLHHVSEPVKVLAEANRILKEGGLFIVADFDKHAKEAVREKIGGAWYGFSRREMEGWLAGAGFSPDGLERFSVNYGLTVNVFLAVKRA; encoded by the coding sequence ATGAATATAGTCAATAAGTTAAAATCAATTTCCGATGAGACTCGGCTGCGACTGTTGCATCTGCTCCAGCACCACGAACTGAATGTCAACGAAGTGGTCACGGTCATGGAGATGATCCAGTCCCGCGTATCCCGCCACCTGAAGATTTTGGTGGCGTCCGGGCTCCTGCAATCCCGGCGGGACGGGGGGTTTGTCTATTATTCCGGGGCAGTCAACGATGAGAACGCCTTGCTGACGGCGCTGGTCAGGCAATCTCTGGAAAATGAACCCGTTTGCCGGAATGACCTGGATCGGGCCGCGGCACTGATCCGGGAGAGGCAGACCAGGACAAAGCGTTTTTTCGAGTCTGTGGCCGCAACCTGGGAGGACCGAAAATCCGAGGTGCTGGGCGACCTGGACTTGAACCGGATTATTGCCGAAAAGATCGGGAAACCAGCGGTTGTCGCTGACCTTGGCTGCGGCACCGGCTCTTTGATGCTGGCGTTGAAACAACGGGCGGAAACCATCATCGGCGTGGACAGTTCGCCGGGCATGCTGGAGCAGGCCCGCCTTCGTACCGGCACCGTTCCCGGTATCAATCTGCGGCTGGGAGAACTGGAGTACCTGCCCATGCGAGACCGGGAAGCCGACGCCGCGGTCATGAATATGGTGCTGCACCACGTCTCCGAGCCGGTCAAGGTGCTGGCCGAAGCCAATCGTATTTTAAAGGAAGGCGGCTTGTTTATCGTCGCCGACTTTGACAAGCACGCCAAAGAGGCGGTGCGGGAAAAGATCGGCGGCGCCTGGTATGGTTTTTCCCGACGGGAGATGGAAGGCTGGCTTGCCGGCGCCGGCTTCTCGCCGGATGGGCTGGAACGGTTTTCCGTGAATTACGGCCTGACGGTGAATGTGTTTCTGGCGGTTAAAAGGGCCTGA
- the ahcY gene encoding adenosylhomocysteinase, with amino-acid sequence MSMAKGDYYEVKDLSLAAQGKNNLELAELNMAALMEVKKQFKKEKPLKDIRIGMALHVTKETGILVRVLIAGGADVYITGCNPLSTQDDVAAALAREGVKVWAYKGETTEDYYRYINYVIEAKPHITIDDGCDLVSEIHKNHPKLIRNIICGCEETTTGIIRLQAMAKDKALKYPMIAVNDNQTKHLVDNFYGTGQSSIDGILRATNLLYAGKNFVVCGYGSCGKGVAARAKGFGANVIVTEVDNFRALQAHYDGYRVMKLDDAVKIGDVFCTVTGNKHVIRLEHMKKMKNGVILANSGHFDVELDLARLGKAADSMRRVRPFMDEYVLKGKKIFVLGEGRLVNLAAAEGHPSEVMSTSFCGQALACEYGVKNKGKMKAGVIQLPREIDDAIAGLQLKAMGIEIDEMTAEQKAYMDTWEEGT; translated from the coding sequence ATGAGCATGGCGAAAGGTGATTATTATGAGGTAAAGGATCTGTCCCTGGCGGCCCAGGGTAAAAACAACCTGGAACTGGCCGAGTTGAACATGGCCGCCCTGATGGAAGTGAAAAAACAATTCAAGAAGGAAAAACCCTTGAAGGACATCCGCATCGGCATGGCCCTCCACGTGACCAAGGAAACCGGCATCCTGGTACGGGTGCTGATTGCCGGCGGCGCCGACGTGTACATCACCGGGTGCAACCCCCTGTCCACCCAGGATGACGTGGCCGCGGCCCTGGCCAGAGAAGGGGTCAAGGTCTGGGCATACAAAGGCGAGACTACCGAAGACTATTATCGCTATATCAATTACGTTATCGAAGCCAAACCTCACATCACCATTGACGACGGCTGCGATCTGGTTTCCGAAATCCACAAGAACCATCCGAAACTGATCAGAAACATCATCTGCGGCTGCGAAGAGACCACCACCGGCATCATCCGGCTCCAGGCCATGGCCAAGGACAAGGCCCTCAAGTACCCCATGATCGCCGTCAACGATAACCAGACCAAGCACCTGGTGGACAACTTCTACGGCACGGGCCAGTCCTCCATCGACGGCATCCTGCGGGCCACCAACCTGCTCTACGCCGGCAAGAACTTCGTGGTGTGCGGCTACGGCAGCTGCGGCAAGGGCGTGGCGGCCAGGGCCAAGGGCTTCGGGGCCAACGTGATTGTGACCGAGGTGGACAACTTCCGGGCGCTGCAGGCCCATTATGACGGCTACCGGGTCATGAAGCTCGACGACGCGGTCAAGATCGGCGATGTTTTCTGCACCGTCACCGGCAACAAGCACGTCATCCGCCTGGAGCACATGAAAAAAATGAAGAACGGCGTCATTCTGGCCAACTCCGGCCACTTTGACGTGGAACTGGACCTGGCCCGTCTGGGCAAGGCGGCCGATTCCATGCGCCGGGTGCGTCCCTTCATGGACGAGTATGTCCTGAAAGGAAAGAAAATTTTTGTCCTGGGAGAAGGTCGCCTGGTCAACCTGGCCGCGGCCGAAGGCCACCCCAGCGAGGTCATGTCCACCTCCTTCTGCGGCCAGGCCCTGGCCTGTGAATACGGCGTCAAGAACAAGGGCAAAATGAAAGCGGGCGTGATCCAACTGCCCCGTGAAATCGACGACGCCATCGCCGGTTTGCAGCTCAAGGCCATGGGCATCGAGATCGACGAGATGACGGCGGAGCAGAAGGCGTACATGGATACCTGGGAAGAAGGCACCTAA
- a CDS encoding PAS domain S-box protein, producing the protein MNGNRRFADTIIEYVYTIRIKEGVAMAAQHGPGCAALTGYRADEFENDPLLWLSRVPAEDRDRVVDMMSQAAAGRQTPSIEHRFVRKEGRTRWVRNTPILYGKEAGPGCHGLIQDITEHRQAESLLRESRDMLNRVLDTLPQAIFWKDRDGLYLGCNLAFARAAGLDKPEQIVGKTDFDLPWPREEAEAYRRDDQAVLNNRQPRFHIIEPLQQADGKRLWIDTSKVPLLDDRGRPVAVLGISGDITDRKRMEEELAREKTFVEAIFNSVPGMLYLYDAKERLVRWNKKHETMSGYSAEELTDKHVLEWFAGDEKSLKNIIDGIQTTMREGTGEAEADLQKKDGTTIPMYFTGTRLTIDNQPYLTGIGIDITERKRAEEEREKLQAQLLQAQKIESVGRLAGGVAHDFNNMLNVILGHAAMALRSLPDDDPLYESLEQIQKAAARSAGLTRQLLAFARKQTVEPRVLDLNRTVAGMREMLGRLIGEDIELAWRPGPDPILVEMDPSQIDQILANLCVNARDAIKGTGIITIETGSIDIDESYCAEHADCTPGAYVLLAVSDNGSGMDPATVARLFEPFFTTKEMGKGSGLGLATIYGIVRQNRGFIDVFSRLDMGTSFRVYLPRHTDETISAAREETTTSSERGNETILLVEDESMLLNMTTTMLEFHGYKVLAAGTPAEALRLSREHNGIIHLLITDVIMPEMNGRDLALLLLSRHTGLKVLFMSGYTADVIAHHGVLDEGVHFLQKPFSINKLAEKVREVLES; encoded by the coding sequence ATGAACGGAAACCGGCGGTTCGCTGACACGATCATCGAATATGTCTATACCATCCGTATTAAAGAGGGTGTGGCCATGGCCGCGCAGCACGGTCCGGGCTGCGCGGCGCTTACCGGTTATCGCGCGGATGAATTTGAAAATGACCCGCTGCTGTGGCTGAGCCGGGTGCCGGCCGAAGACCGCGACCGGGTGGTCGACATGATGAGCCAGGCCGCCGCCGGCCGGCAGACACCTTCTATTGAACACCGCTTTGTGCGCAAGGAAGGCCGGACGCGGTGGGTCAGAAACACGCCTATCCTTTACGGGAAAGAGGCCGGCCCCGGGTGTCACGGCCTGATCCAGGACATCACCGAGCACCGGCAGGCCGAATCCCTTCTCCGCGAAAGCCGGGATATGCTCAACCGGGTGCTGGACACGTTGCCCCAGGCCATCTTCTGGAAGGACCGGGACGGCCTCTATCTGGGCTGCAACCTGGCCTTTGCCCGGGCGGCGGGACTGGATAAGCCGGAGCAAATCGTCGGCAAGACCGACTTCGATCTGCCCTGGCCCCGGGAAGAAGCCGAGGCTTACCGCCGGGACGATCAGGCCGTGCTGAACAACAGACAGCCCCGTTTTCACATCATCGAACCCCTGCAGCAGGCGGATGGAAAGCGGTTGTGGATCGACACCTCCAAGGTGCCCCTGCTGGATGACCGGGGCCGCCCGGTGGCGGTGCTGGGTATATCCGGCGACATCACCGACCGCAAACGAATGGAAGAAGAGCTGGCCCGGGAAAAGACGTTTGTGGAAGCCATCTTCAACAGCGTGCCCGGCATGCTCTACCTCTATGACGCCAAAGAACGGCTGGTCCGCTGGAACAAAAAACATGAAACCATGTCGGGATACAGCGCCGAGGAACTGACCGACAAGCACGTGCTGGAATGGTTCGCTGGTGATGAAAAAAGCCTGAAGAATATCATCGACGGCATCCAGACGACCATGCGGGAAGGCACCGGGGAGGCGGAAGCCGATCTGCAAAAAAAAGACGGCACGACGATCCCCATGTACTTCACCGGCACCCGGCTGACCATCGACAACCAGCCCTATCTGACCGGCATCGGCATCGACATCACCGAACGGAAGCGGGCCGAGGAAGAGCGGGAAAAACTCCAGGCCCAGTTGCTCCAGGCCCAGAAGATCGAATCGGTGGGCCGGCTGGCCGGGGGCGTGGCCCACGATTTCAACAACATGCTCAACGTCATCCTCGGCCACGCGGCCATGGCCCTCCGGTCTTTGCCCGATGACGACCCGCTTTACGAAAGCCTGGAGCAGATCCAGAAAGCCGCCGCCCGTTCCGCCGGGCTCACGCGGCAGCTGCTGGCGTTTGCCCGCAAGCAGACCGTTGAACCCCGGGTACTGGATCTGAATCGGACCGTGGCCGGCATGAGGGAGATGCTCGGCCGGCTGATCGGTGAAGACATCGAGCTGGCCTGGCGCCCGGGGCCGGACCCCATCCTGGTGGAAATGGACCCTTCCCAGATCGACCAGATTCTGGCCAACCTGTGCGTCAACGCCAGGGACGCCATCAAGGGAACGGGGATCATCACCATCGAGACCGGTTCCATTGACATAGACGAGTCTTACTGCGCCGAACACGCCGATTGCACTCCCGGTGCGTATGTTCTGCTGGCCGTCAGCGATAACGGCAGCGGCATGGACCCGGCAACCGTCGCCCGTCTGTTTGAACCGTTCTTTACCACCAAGGAGATGGGCAAGGGCAGCGGTCTGGGGCTGGCCACGATTTACGGCATCGTCCGTCAGAACCGGGGCTTTATCGATGTCTTCAGCCGGTTGGACATGGGTACGAGCTTCCGGGTCTACCTGCCCCGGCACACGGATGAAACGATCTCCGCCGCCAGGGAAGAGACGACAACATCATCCGAACGGGGAAATGAAACCATCCTGCTGGTGGAAGATGAATCCATGCTGCTGAACATGACCACCACCATGCTTGAATTCCATGGTTACAAAGTCCTGGCCGCCGGCACGCCGGCAGAGGCCCTGCGCCTGTCCCGGGAGCATAACGGCATCATCCACCTGCTCATAACCGATGTGATCATGCCCGAAATGAACGGGCGGGATCTGGCCTTGCTTCTGCTGTCCCGCCACACCGGCCTGAAAGTCCTGTTCATGTCCGGGTATACGGCCGATGTCATCGCCCATCACGGCGTACTGGATGAAGGCGTGCATTTTCTTCAAAAACCCTTTTCCATCAACAAACTGGCGGAAAAGGTGCGGGAAGTTCTGGAATCCTGA
- a CDS encoding SHOCT domain-containing protein, whose protein sequence is MFFTKKKKADPAQPPLHPEVQPTPGLVKSIFLAYGIVVLHLSLIAMVGLLVLVLSGVVNYFIWLLLGGLGLVYGGIWFFLKKMKDERQAIRQILRLPEFQGKTLEISLFGGAASFKVGHRREEAVDIKAVGTSARPLLDTPIRSRIDDLGELSRLYGEGMITREEFEQLKIELLPPLHKRA, encoded by the coding sequence ATGTTTTTTACCAAGAAAAAAAAGGCGGATCCGGCCCAGCCGCCGCTCCATCCGGAAGTTCAGCCGACGCCCGGGCTGGTGAAAAGTATTTTTCTTGCTTACGGTATTGTCGTGCTGCACCTGTCCCTGATCGCCATGGTCGGGCTGCTGGTGCTGGTGTTAAGCGGAGTGGTGAATTATTTTATCTGGCTCCTGCTGGGCGGACTGGGACTGGTTTACGGCGGCATCTGGTTTTTCCTGAAAAAAATGAAGGATGAACGGCAGGCCATCCGGCAAATCCTCCGGCTCCCCGAATTTCAGGGCAAAACCCTGGAAATCTCCCTGTTCGGGGGCGCCGCCTCCTTCAAAGTCGGTCATCGGCGGGAAGAAGCCGTGGACATCAAAGCCGTCGGAACTTCAGCCAGACCGTTACTGGACACGCCGATCCGGTCGCGGATTGATGATCTCGGCGAATTGAGCCGTTTGTACGGCGAAGGAATGATTACCCGGGAAGAGTTTGAACAGCTGAAAATCGAACTTCTGCCTCCGCTCCATAAACGGGCGTAA
- a CDS encoding DUF523 and DUF1722 domain-containing protein, with protein MNDKIKLGVSSCLMGNPVRYDGQHQLDRFLTDQLGQYVEWVPVCPEVECGLPVPRETMRLVGTPETSRLITTRSGVDHTEKMLTWIDGKLPGLEKADLCGFVFKSKSPSSGMQGVKIYTEQGMPSASGSGLFAGAFMKRFPLLPVEDEGRLNDAGLRENFIERIFVMHRWKQYIKNDGSHSGLVDFHTRHKLLIMAHSPADLRPLGSLVAQGRRTRQERLQAEYLGLLMSALARKATVRKNTNVLDHIMGYFKKQLTADEKQEMKDLIGEYHTGLVPLIVPVAMLRHYVRKFDEPYLKGQFYLHPHPAELKLRNHA; from the coding sequence ATGAACGATAAGATTAAGCTGGGCGTCTCCTCCTGTCTGATGGGGAACCCGGTCCGCTACGACGGCCAGCACCAGCTGGACCGGTTTCTGACCGATCAACTGGGGCAATACGTGGAGTGGGTTCCGGTCTGCCCGGAAGTGGAATGCGGCCTGCCGGTTCCCCGCGAAACCATGCGGCTGGTCGGAACTCCGGAAACCTCCCGTCTGATCACCACCCGTTCCGGCGTTGATCACACCGAAAAAATGCTGACCTGGATTGACGGAAAACTGCCGGGACTGGAGAAGGCGGATCTGTGCGGTTTTGTGTTTAAAAGCAAATCCCCCAGTTCCGGCATGCAGGGCGTCAAAATCTACACGGAGCAGGGGATGCCGTCCGCCAGTGGATCCGGTCTGTTTGCCGGGGCCTTCATGAAACGGTTTCCGCTGCTGCCGGTGGAGGATGAGGGCCGCCTGAACGATGCCGGGCTGCGGGAAAATTTCATTGAACGCATTTTCGTCATGCATCGCTGGAAACAATATATAAAAAATGACGGCAGCCATTCCGGACTGGTGGATTTTCATACCCGGCATAAACTGCTGATCATGGCCCACAGCCCCGCCGATCTCAGGCCCCTGGGCAGTCTGGTGGCACAGGGCAGGCGGACGAGACAGGAACGGCTCCAGGCCGAATACCTTGGCCTGCTCATGTCCGCCCTGGCCCGTAAGGCCACGGTCCGGAAAAACACCAACGTGCTGGATCACATCATGGGCTATTTCAAGAAACAGCTGACCGCCGATGAAAAGCAGGAGATGAAAGACCTGATCGGAGAGTATCACACCGGCCTGGTGCCCCTGATCGTGCCCGTGGCCATGCTGCGGCATTACGTCCGCAAGTTCGATGAGCCATATTTAAAAGGACAGTTTTACCTTCATCCCCATCCCGCCGAATTGAAACTGAGAAACCACGCCTGA
- a CDS encoding transporter, producing the protein MKTHRIVLLLSCFMLLVVPGAGVQAYDLPAVNLGFTSFLDGGPPAGPGFYFSQYVQYWTADKFTDKDGHCALPSFADEELDAWITLTQFLYQSDQPVLMGGKWGLDVIIPVVNADITYGASVPPFPQENDTGVGDILIGPYLQWDPVMGKNGPVFMHRVEFQMIFPTGKYSDHKEINPGSNFFSFNPYWAGTLFIAPGLTASTRIHYLYNFENKDPGRAYQALDADDVQAGEAVHANFAMDYEVLKNRLRLGINGYYLKQISNTEMDGHDISGTKEQVLGIGPGMVYHFSQHDHLFCNLYFESDAENRPEGDRLNLRWVHHFQ; encoded by the coding sequence ATGAAGACGCATCGGATCGTATTGCTTTTATCTTGCTTCATGCTGTTGGTTGTTCCCGGCGCCGGGGTTCAGGCCTATGATCTGCCGGCGGTCAACCTGGGGTTCACGAGTTTTCTCGACGGCGGCCCGCCGGCCGGTCCCGGGTTCTATTTTTCGCAATATGTTCAGTACTGGACTGCGGATAAATTTACCGATAAGGACGGCCATTGCGCGCTGCCTTCATTCGCCGACGAGGAACTGGATGCCTGGATCACCCTGACCCAGTTTCTTTATCAATCGGATCAACCGGTGTTGATGGGCGGCAAGTGGGGCCTTGATGTCATCATTCCCGTCGTGAATGCCGATATAACTTATGGCGCTTCCGTTCCCCCTTTCCCTCAAGAGAATGACACGGGCGTGGGAGATATTCTGATCGGTCCCTACCTGCAGTGGGATCCGGTCATGGGTAAAAACGGACCGGTTTTCATGCACCGTGTCGAGTTCCAGATGATATTCCCGACGGGAAAGTACAGCGATCACAAGGAAATCAATCCCGGCAGCAATTTCTTTTCATTCAACCCTTACTGGGCGGGCACCCTGTTTATCGCCCCGGGGCTGACGGCCAGTACGCGTATTCATTACCTCTATAACTTCGAAAACAAAGACCCCGGCAGAGCCTACCAGGCCCTGGACGCCGATGATGTTCAGGCGGGCGAGGCGGTTCACGCCAACTTCGCCATGGATTACGAAGTGCTGAAGAATCGGTTGCGGCTCGGCATCAACGGGTATTACCTCAAGCAGATCAGCAATACCGAGATGGACGGTCATGATATTTCCGGTACCAAGGAGCAGGTCCTGGGGATCGGGCCCGGAATGGTCTACCATTTTTCCCAGCATGATCATCTTTTCTGCAACCTTTACTTTGAGTCCGACGCGGAAAATCGTCCCGAAGGCGACCGGCTGAACCTGCGCTGGGTCCATCATTTTCAATAA
- a CDS encoding Y-family DNA polymerase — translation MYFTACGTPENGGHPDHSGRSLIALVDCNNFYVSCERVFQPCLEGRPVVVLSNNDGCVIARSNEAKALGIAMGAPAFKMKLLFRRHGVRVFSSNYALYADMSDRVMTVLELLEPELEIYSQDEAFLSLTGTTPAALEEQARMIRATVRQWTGIPVSIGLAPTKTLAKVANKIAKTRPECNGVFRVDRTIDLAGLLAAVPVGDIWGVGRQYTKLLHRYGIQTAADLVRMPEPWIRKQMTIQGLRIARELGGLPCSELQTEAPPAKSLVRSRSFGRPVTNLAELEEAVSVHVHRAGEKLRQAGQIAHCLHVFILTDRFRPLPQYAASDFVPLRPPSDRTPVLLSAALAVLRRIYRPGYGYKKAGVMLSGLASALNRQTFIEEYLAPGSDAGQRLMTALDRVNERFGRDTLYFAASGLEHSWEMRRRHTSPAFTSRWHELPVVS, via the coding sequence ATGTACTTCACTGCCTGCGGCACGCCGGAGAACGGCGGCCACCCGGACCATAGCGGCCGTTCCCTGATCGCGCTGGTGGACTGCAACAACTTCTATGTTTCCTGCGAGCGGGTCTTTCAGCCCTGCCTGGAAGGCCGGCCGGTGGTGGTGCTGTCCAACAACGACGGCTGTGTCATCGCCCGTTCCAACGAAGCCAAGGCCCTGGGCATCGCCATGGGCGCCCCCGCCTTCAAGATGAAGCTCCTGTTCCGCCGCCACGGGGTGCGGGTCTTCTCCTCCAACTACGCCCTGTACGCCGACATGTCCGACCGGGTCATGACCGTGCTGGAACTGCTGGAGCCGGAACTGGAAATCTACTCCCAGGACGAAGCCTTTCTGTCCCTGACCGGGACGACGCCGGCGGCCCTGGAGGAGCAGGCCCGGATGATCCGGGCGACGGTCCGGCAATGGACCGGCATCCCGGTGTCCATCGGTCTGGCGCCCACCAAGACCCTGGCCAAGGTGGCCAATAAAATCGCCAAGACCCGTCCGGAATGCAACGGTGTCTTCCGCGTGGACCGGACCATCGACCTGGCCGGCCTGCTGGCCGCCGTTCCCGTGGGCGATATCTGGGGCGTGGGCCGCCAGTACACGAAGCTTCTCCACCGGTACGGCATACAAACCGCCGCCGATCTGGTCCGCATGCCGGAGCCGTGGATCAGAAAACAGATGACCATCCAGGGACTGCGGATCGCCCGGGAACTGGGCGGCCTCCCCTGCTCGGAATTGCAGACGGAAGCGCCTCCAGCGAAGAGTCTGGTCCGCTCCCGCTCCTTCGGCCGGCCGGTGACGAACCTGGCCGAGCTGGAGGAAGCCGTGTCCGTCCATGTTCACCGGGCCGGGGAAAAGCTGCGGCAGGCCGGGCAGATCGCCCACTGCCTGCACGTCTTTATCCTGACCGACCGGTTCCGCCCCCTGCCCCAGTACGCGGCCAGCGACTTTGTTCCGCTTCGCCCGCCTTCGGACCGCACCCCCGTCCTGCTGTCCGCGGCCCTGGCCGTGCTGCGGCGGATCTACCGGCCCGGTTACGGCTACAAGAAAGCCGGGGTCATGCTCTCCGGCCTGGCATCGGCGTTAAACCGCCAGACCTTTATCGAGGAGTATCTCGCTCCCGGCAGCGACGCCGGGCAACGGCTGATGACGGCCCTGGACCGGGTCAATGAGCGTTTCGGCCGGGACACCCTCTATTTCGCCGCCAGCGGCCTGGAACATTCCTGGGAGATGCGCCGCCGCCACACCTCGCCGGCCTTCACGTCGCGCTGGCATGAGCTGCCGGTGGTATCCTGA
- the umuD gene encoding translesion error-prone DNA polymerase V autoproteolytic subunit, whose product MPGTGITHTGFPSPAQDFAEGRLDLNRLIITHPAATFFMRAAGEAMREAGIHAGDILVVDRALTAVHRDVIVAVMDGELMVRRLWRRGGEIRLMPENRAFGPEVIRRETDLVVWGVVTYVLHCLRHAGERRPPGP is encoded by the coding sequence ATGCCGGGAACTGGGATAACCCACACCGGCTTTCCGTCGCCGGCCCAGGACTTTGCCGAAGGCCGGCTGGACCTGAACCGGCTGATCATCACCCATCCCGCGGCCACCTTTTTCATGCGGGCGGCCGGTGAGGCCATGCGGGAAGCCGGCATTCACGCCGGCGACATCCTGGTGGTGGACCGGGCCCTGACGGCCGTCCACCGGGACGTGATCGTGGCCGTGATGGACGGGGAGTTGATGGTCCGACGGCTCTGGCGCCGCGGCGGCGAAATCCGCCTGATGCCGGAAAACAGGGCCTTCGGCCCCGAGGTCATCCGCCGGGAAACGGACCTGGTCGTCTGGGGAGTCGTCACCTATGTACTTCACTGCCTGCGGCACGCCGGAGAACGGCGGCCACCCGGACCATAG